In one window of Nicotiana tabacum cultivar K326 chromosome 12, ASM71507v2, whole genome shotgun sequence DNA:
- the LOC107773120 gene encoding uridine kinase-like protein 3 isoform X2: MGSKAVEDLIQASSGVHFSGFHLEEPRTSEIEQPTTSIDESVKQPFVIGVAGGAAAGKTTVCDLIIDQLHDQRVVLVNQDSFYHNLTPEELTKVHEYNFDHPDAFDTELLLRVMEKLKHGQAVDIPKYDFKSYKNDVFPLRRVNPSDVIILEGILIFHDPRVRDLMSMKIFVDTDADVRLARRIRRDTAEKGRDIATVLDQYSKFVKSAFDDFILPTKKYADIIIPRGGDNHVAIDLIVQHIRTKLGQHDLCKIYPNLYVIQSTFQVVEHGLGHLPFTEKQVITPTGSVYSGVDFCKRLCGVSVIRSGESMENALRACCKGIKIGKILIHREGDNGQQLIYEKLPEDIAERHVLLLDPILGTGNSAVQAISLLLKKGVPESNILFLNLISAPQGVHVVCKRFPRIKIVTSEIENGLNDDFRVIPGMGEFGDRYFGTDND, translated from the exons ATGGGCTCAAaagcagttgaagatttgatACAGGCTTCATCAGGAGTTCATTTTTCTGGATTCCATTTAGAAGAACCACGTACTTCAGAGATTGAGCAACCAACAACTTCTATAGATGAAAGTGTTAAGCAGCCCTTTGTCATTG GAGTTGCTGGAGGTGCTGCAGCGGGCAAGACAACAGTTTGTGATTTGATTATTGATCAGCTTCACGATCAGCGTGTTGTCCTAGTTAACCAG GATTCTTTTTATCACAATTTGACACCAGAAGAACTCACAAAAGTTCATGAGTACAACTTCGACCATCCTG ATGCATTTGACACCGAGTTATTGTTGCGTGTGATGGAGAAATTGAAGCATGGGCAAGCTGtagatattccaaaatatgatttTAAGAGTTACAAAAATGACGTATTCCCCCTTCGAAGG GTCAATCCTTCAGATGTTATAATTTTGGAAGGTATACTCATATTTCATGATCCTCGTGTCCGAGATCTGATGAGTATGAAGATATTTGTAGATACAG ATGCTGATGTACGGCTTGCAAGGAGAATAAGACGTGATACTGCTGAAAAGGGTAGAGATATCGCTACAGTACTTGATCAG TACTCCAAGTTTGTCAAATCGGCTTTTGATGACTTCATTCTTCCAACAAAGAAGTATGCTGACATAATAATTCCCCGGGGTGGAGACAATCATGTTGCTATCGATTTGATTGTGCAACATATCAGGACGAAACTTGGTCAACATGATCTTTGTAAAATATATCCTAACTTATACGTTATTCAATCTACTTTCCAG GTTGTTGAACATGGACTAGGCCATCTGCCGTTTACAGAAAAACAGGTGATCACTCCAACTG GATCTGTATACAGCGGTGTAGATTTTTGCAAGAGGTTATGTGGTGTCTCTGTGATTAGAAG TGGAGAGAGTATGGAGAATGCGTTGCGTGCATGTTGTAAAGGTATCAAGATAGGCAAGATTCTTATCCACAGAGAGGGTGACAACGGTCAGCAG CTGATTTACGAAAAGCTACCAGAAGATATTGCAGAAAGGCATGTCCTTTTATTGGATCCTATCCTTGGAACAG GGAATTCAGCAGTTCAAGCTATTTCTTTACTGCTAAAGAAGGGAGTCCCAGAGTCCAACATTTTATTCCTCAATCTTATTTCT GCACCCCAAGGAGTACATGTGGTTTGTAAGCGTTTTCCAAGAATAAAGATCGTGACATCTGAGATAGAAAATGGTTTGAACGATGATTTTCGTGTTATTCCTGGAATGGGCGAGTTTGGTGACAGGTATTTTGGCACAGACAATGACTAA
- the LOC107773217 gene encoding protein DNA-DAMAGE INDUCIBLE 1-like, translated as MKITVMTTDEQIVTLDVDRDESVENLKALLEVETQVPLQQQQLLYNGREMRNSDKLSALGVGDGDLVMMVSSAASLSSAPANDLSFKQDGSAVNPSAFQQHLRNDSNLMAQLFQNDPELAQAVLGNDLNKLQELLRLRHQHKSQLQRRQEEEMALLYADPFDVEAQRKIEEAIRQKGIEENWAAALEYNPEAFARVVMLYVDMEVNGHPLKAFVDSGAQSTIISKSCAERCGLLRLLDTRYKGIAHGVGQSEILGRIHVAPIKIGQIFYPCSFVVLDSPNMEFLFGLDMLRKHQCMIDLKENVLRVGGGEVAVPFLHEKDIPGHFLDEERFAKEASSSGAQAASGAKEKTDPTKGGSSGSAPGNSTQGAEFEAKVAKLVELGFGRDAVIQALKFFDGNEEQAAGYLFGG; from the exons ATGAAGATCACTGTAATGACGACTGACGAACAAATCGTCACTCTCGATGTCGATCGTGACGAATCT GTCGAGAACTTGAAAGCTCTACTGGAAGTTGAG ACACAAGTGCCCCTGCAGCAGCAGCAGCTTCTGTACAATGGGAGGGAAATGAGGAATTCTGACAAACTGAGTGCTCTTGGCGTTGGTGATGGAGATTTGGTGATGATGGTGTCTAGTGCAGCATCCTTGTCTAG TGCACCTGCAAATGACTTGAGCTTCAAGCAAGATGGATCTGCTGTAAATCCTTCAGCTTTCCAACAACACTTGAGAAATGATTCCAATTTGATGGCCCAACTTTTTCAG AATGATCCTGAGTTAGCACAAGCTGTCCTAGGGAATGACCTAAATAAGCTGCAAGAGCTTCTGCGTCTGCGTCATCAGCACAAATCACAGCTACAGCGTCGTCAAGAAGAGGAGATG GCACTGCTTTATGCTGATCCATTCGATGTCGAGGCACAAAGGAAAATAGAAGAAGCAATTCGCCAG AAAGGAATCGAAGAAAACTGGGCAGCTGCATTGGAATACAATCCTGAAGCTTTTGCAAGGGTG GTTATGTTATATGTTGACATGGAAGTAAATGGCCATCCTCTAAAG GCTTTTGTGGATAGTGGAGCTCAGTCAACAATTATATCTAAAAGCTGTGCAGAACGTTGTGG ATTGTTGAGGCTATTAGATACACGCTATAAGGGCATTGCTCATGGAGTTGGTCAATCAGAGATACTAGGTCGTATTCATGTTGCTCCAATTAAG ATAGGGCAAATATTTTACCCTTGTTCTTTCGTGGTACTGGATTCTCCCAATATGGAATTTCTCTTTGGACTTGACATGCTTCGCAAACACCAG TGCATGATTGATCTGAAGGAGAATGTTCTGAGAGTTGGTGGAGGGGAGGTTGCTGTACCATTTCTACATG AGAAGGACATTCCTGGTCATTTTCTTGATGAGGAGAGATTCGCCAAGGAGGCTTCAAGCTCAGGAGCGCAG GCAGCATCCGGAGCAAAGGAGAAGACTGATCCTACAAAAGGAGGTTCTTCTG GAAGCGCCCCTGGGAACTCGACACAG GGAGCTGAATTTGAAGCCAAAGTTGCAAAGCTTGTTGAATTAGGGTTTGGAAGGGATGCAGTAATACAGGCTCTGAAGTTTTTCGATGGTAACGAAGAACAAGCCGCCGGATATCTATTTGGGGGTTGA
- the LOC107773120 gene encoding uridine kinase-like protein 4 isoform X1, with translation MGSKAVEDLIQASSGVHFSGFHLEEPRTSEIEQPTTSIDESVKQPFVIGVAGGAAAGKTTVCDLIIDQLHDQRVVLVNQDSFYHNLTPEELTKVHEYNFDHPDAFDTELLLRVMEKLKHGQAVDIPKYDFKSYKNDVFPLRRVNPSDVIILEGILIFHDPRVRDLMSMKIFVDTDADVRLARRIRRDTAEKGRDIATVLDQYSKFVKSAFDDFILPTKKYADIIIPRGGDNHVAIDLIVQHIRTKLGQHDLCKIYPNLYVIQSTFQIRGMHTLIRDAQTTKHDFVFYADRLIRLVVEHGLGHLPFTEKQVITPTGSVYSGVDFCKRLCGVSVIRSGESMENALRACCKGIKIGKILIHREGDNGQQLIYEKLPEDIAERHVLLLDPILGTGNSAVQAISLLLKKGVPESNILFLNLISAPQGVHVVCKRFPRIKIVTSEIENGLNDDFRVIPGMGEFGDRYFGTDND, from the exons ATGGGCTCAAaagcagttgaagatttgatACAGGCTTCATCAGGAGTTCATTTTTCTGGATTCCATTTAGAAGAACCACGTACTTCAGAGATTGAGCAACCAACAACTTCTATAGATGAAAGTGTTAAGCAGCCCTTTGTCATTG GAGTTGCTGGAGGTGCTGCAGCGGGCAAGACAACAGTTTGTGATTTGATTATTGATCAGCTTCACGATCAGCGTGTTGTCCTAGTTAACCAG GATTCTTTTTATCACAATTTGACACCAGAAGAACTCACAAAAGTTCATGAGTACAACTTCGACCATCCTG ATGCATTTGACACCGAGTTATTGTTGCGTGTGATGGAGAAATTGAAGCATGGGCAAGCTGtagatattccaaaatatgatttTAAGAGTTACAAAAATGACGTATTCCCCCTTCGAAGG GTCAATCCTTCAGATGTTATAATTTTGGAAGGTATACTCATATTTCATGATCCTCGTGTCCGAGATCTGATGAGTATGAAGATATTTGTAGATACAG ATGCTGATGTACGGCTTGCAAGGAGAATAAGACGTGATACTGCTGAAAAGGGTAGAGATATCGCTACAGTACTTGATCAG TACTCCAAGTTTGTCAAATCGGCTTTTGATGACTTCATTCTTCCAACAAAGAAGTATGCTGACATAATAATTCCCCGGGGTGGAGACAATCATGTTGCTATCGATTTGATTGTGCAACATATCAGGACGAAACTTGGTCAACATGATCTTTGTAAAATATATCCTAACTTATACGTTATTCAATCTACTTTCCAG ATACGTGGCATGCATACACTTATCCGTGATGCACAGACGACAAAGCATGATTTTGTGTTCTATGCTGATAGATTGATTCGATTG GTTGTTGAACATGGACTAGGCCATCTGCCGTTTACAGAAAAACAGGTGATCACTCCAACTG GATCTGTATACAGCGGTGTAGATTTTTGCAAGAGGTTATGTGGTGTCTCTGTGATTAGAAG TGGAGAGAGTATGGAGAATGCGTTGCGTGCATGTTGTAAAGGTATCAAGATAGGCAAGATTCTTATCCACAGAGAGGGTGACAACGGTCAGCAG CTGATTTACGAAAAGCTACCAGAAGATATTGCAGAAAGGCATGTCCTTTTATTGGATCCTATCCTTGGAACAG GGAATTCAGCAGTTCAAGCTATTTCTTTACTGCTAAAGAAGGGAGTCCCAGAGTCCAACATTTTATTCCTCAATCTTATTTCT GCACCCCAAGGAGTACATGTGGTTTGTAAGCGTTTTCCAAGAATAAAGATCGTGACATCTGAGATAGAAAATGGTTTGAACGATGATTTTCGTGTTATTCCTGGAATGGGCGAGTTTGGTGACAGGTATTTTGGCACAGACAATGACTAA